The genomic DNA aaatattttatacaaGACTCCTTGCACCAGTAAAGGCTGTGTTTTTGATAAGGATAAATAATTAGGACGTGATGCTGCGGACTGTCACAGAGCAGATGCTAAGCGACGGGCACTAGGACCCAGAGGTTCCCTCgtccatgcagcagcagcagcagtcggcCGCTGCTCACAGAGAAGGACCAGAAATCTGCAGCTCATAGAATGAAGAGATCAAAATGATGCTGCCTGTAAAAAGGGATTAAACGTAAGCAATCTGTCGTCCGCTGCGGCAAATCCGCGCTCACTGCTTCTGTGCAAATATTTCTGTGTGACTTGTGCAAATAACGGTGGTGAACGTCAGGGTTTCATTGTGTAGCTGCACGCGAGCTAATGACAGATGCATCGTGCACACTTTCTCCGCAGCATCGGACGAGAATTGCAGCGGATGCGAGCAGGCCTTTAACGcgatctgttgtttttgtttctccccATCTGCCGGTGTTCAGTCTGGGCGCCACCTCGCTGCTGTCGGCCGCTTGGTGGATCACACGGATTTGCCAGCGGGAGTTGAGAACGTAGACATGCCGTCGCTGAGCATCCACTGACCGACCATGATGAAGACCGAATCCACATCCAAGAGCACCGGCTCCGGCTCCACGCTCAGGAGCCCATCCCCGCACAGAAACGCATACGAGGCGGGGATGCAGGCCCTGAAGCCCGTCAAAGACAATGCTGCCAACGGAGATTTGCAGGACGGGCCCCGGGGGCGCAGGTATGGCTCCAACGTGCACCGTATCAAAAACATGTTCCAACAGATGCAGACCACATCCCCGGCGGatgcagagggagaggagggagccAAGAGCGCAGACAAGGCAGTGCGTCTGTCCCTCCCCAGAGCCGGGAGTCTGAACGAGAACGTGGACCACAGCGCGCTGCTGAAGCTCGGCTCCACCGTGTCCGAGCGCGTCAGCAAGTTCGACACCAAACCTGAAAATGGGAACCAGCGGGCCTCGTCGCCAAGCTACTCCAAGCTGCAGGAGACCCGTCGCAtctttgagcagcagcagctggagaagCAAGAGaggcaggagaaggaggagatgcaggagaaggaggagaggcaGGAGATGCAGGAGATGCTGgagatgcaggaggaggagaggcatgagatgcaggaggaggagaggcaggagaaggaggagaagttAGAGAAGCTGGAGAAGCACGAGAAGCTGGCCACCACCAGAGTCCTGCTGAAGACAGACAAGGCCTCTGGCTTCCAGGAAGGCAGGTTGGACGTGTCTCGTTTCAATGGCAGCACAGAGTCCCTGGACAGTCTGGACACCAGTGAGGCGGTGTCCCCCACAGTAAGCCAGCTCAGTGCTGTGTTTGAAAGGGCAGCCGAACTCCGGAACAACCTCCACCGCCTCTCCTCCACCCCGCCGCTTCCCTCAAGAGGGGTCAGCACCAAGGTAGGTGTGTTGAActccaaaataatcacaaagaGAGCTTGTGCCTTTGCAGCAGGCAACCAGGAGGACAACTCAAGCAATCAGAGGGACCAAGAGGGGCCTCCAAGGGCCCCAAGGGGGAGGGTGACTCTCCCATCTGAAAACATTAATGGGGGACAAAGTGGCCCAACTACTGAATTTTCCAGTGGTGTTGGAGAACATACTAAAAAAACTGTTTCAGATGCAGGTGTTGAGGCAAAACCTGAGATTAAAATTGAGGAACACCCTGGGGAAAAGGAGCCAACCAGAACATCACTGCAAAGTGACATCCACACCTCTATGGAGAATGGggaagctgctgcagagcagcacaGCAAGATGCTCGTGCAGGATGGTGAGACGGCCAGAGAACCCGAGGACGACGACAACAGGACTCTCAGGGAGGAGCAGTCGGGCCGTGACTCTGTGGATATCAGTACCTACAGCGCAGTCGGTGAGGACTTTGGAGGAAGCCAGGTGGATGAGGAGGAAGCGGAGGCTGACGACCACTATGAGCCCGAGTCCAGCTGTGTGGAGATCACTGGGCTGCCTGAGGAGGAGAGTCCACCCACCTCCAGGAAGATTTGCTTCAGCATAGAGCCAATCAAGGTGAGGGTTTTAAAACTGACTCATCCCCCTTTTTTCTTGTCTGTTACCGACAGTACAACAAATAACCAGGCTCAAAAATGAGTTATTAACTgagttattatatataattttatgtTGACTATGTATTTTTACTGCTTATTGCTTTATCATCaccatgagggtcatgggggtgtcaatcccagctgacaatgggcgaaaggcggggtacatcaTGGACAGGTCGggagtccatcacagggcaaaaaTAGATAAACAATCACAGTGTCCAATTAAACTCTGCATGTTTTCGGACCATGGTCGGAAACTGAAGAACATGTGATGTTATCATaatggatatactgtatgaagACAAAACCAGTGACTCTTTGCCTTCATAATTTGTATTAATAAGGCTGAGCCATTGATTCCTGGTTTGTAGAATTGTCTGATATTCTGGCGTGGGTAGATTGTGTTTCATCCAGTTTCTTTGGCTGGTTGAACTTGATCTTTGACGATACAGTCACAGCCAGTGACGCCGTCAGCTGTTTCAATGAACTCACTCACCCTCTGCTGGTGTAGCAATGATGCTGACGTTTTGATTTGACCCTGTTTTGAACACAAAGCTAATACCCTGCCACCGCAGCTTCACAGATAGTCCTGCATTCCTACTGTGCAGCCGACGTGAGCATCTAAAGATCTGCAATAGAGATACTTGTCTGAAAATGTAGAAGGAACTGCTTCTGTAAATAATTGCCTGTTGGGAgtaggaggaagaaaaaaaaaaaaatcccggATAATTAGCCCCATTTTTAGAGAAGTGGGTACTCTGCTGTGGCCAGTGAAAGGTTGGTGGCAGCTTATGAGGAGCTGAACGACTAAtggagtgttttttgtttgcgttagcaagagaaaaaaaataaagaagaagtgTGATCTCCTCTTGGACTAGTATAataggagaagaggagagagaaggaggaggagggagatttGATTTAAAGTGTCTCTTGGTGTCTGTGGTTGGTGTAATGACCCGGAGAGGAGTATCGGATCCTCTGCAGCTCAGActcgctgctctgctctgcctcGACGTCTGAGGCACACAGAGACCATGTCAGCAAAAGTGGGCCCTGACActgtacatcacacacactttccctcaCACAGAAAAGCCATTTCAGTGACATCAAGGAGCAGTCAAGTTGAAAGTTGCTCCTTATACACATAAGCCAGCAGTGTCTTAAGCCCGGGTCTTACTTTCCATGTGTCCTCAGAGGTCTGCTAGGGTTTGCGCGGCGTAAATTTCGCCCATCCGCCCGTTTCCGCAGTGGTCCGTGCAGAACATACCTGGGCGAACACAAGCAAACCTCCAGTTTCTGTCCACACACTGCACGCGTTAACGTTGTGCACTgaaaagagacaatgaagaagacGGTAACTTTAAAAACTTGAGCATTTTAAAAAGGACATATTAAAAAGAGGGCGAACCCCTGGCGAGAAATCCACCCCACTAGAATAGAATGTGAGATTGAGTTTGACCAGATTAATCACAGGTCAGATTTGACCGTTCACATTGATAACTACAAGAGACTTGCATCTGACTGTCATGTGGATGTGACGGCCCTCTCAAATGGCACGCATGCACACATTGATTTTATTGTATGTGCCATTATGTATGTGTTATTATTAACAGAAAATGTCCACTTAATATTTGACTTTAGCTTTAGAGGAAGGCACTCTCCTCTTATTCTGTCTGGCTTTTCAAAGCTGAATGGATGCTGATAAGTAgggtggttaaaaaaaataatacacaaaaatcGAAATATACTTTTTACATGTACaattaaaagagagagacattgTGTCCATATTTGAAgagaccaaacaaacacactccacCCTTCAGTGCTTCTTTAAAAGCTCTGTCCCACAAATGCAGTGATGCACATCGCCAAGGCAACGGCATCTAACAAGTGAGCTAGCTGACCCAAAGAGAAATATGGAGGAACACAGAGTGCTTGCTCCCCGTTGGCGTCAATGTGGGCAGGTACATTTCGTAGCTATGTTGTGCTAAAGTGGGACAGGCAGGGTTCTCTGACAGCTTTTATGGGCTCAGTAAAGTTCGACCAGCACCACACGTTGCTCAATGAAATGCTACAACTAATTCTTGTATTGTTCTAAGTCACATTACCTTTTTTTCCAAGAAAGAAGTTGCCCAGAGGAAAACCAGAGAGAGGAGTGTAGTATCTGATTCAAAATAAAGCATTGTAACTTTGACAGAGCCTGTAACAGGAAATACAGTATGAAatgtcacagaaaataaaacatgtggaCGAGTTTTTGGTCATTTGTCAGAAGAAACGTTGCAATTGACCAGCTAAAGAAGGAGACATTTAAATATGGATGTACGGTAACAGTAGAAGTAGGCTTACTAAGTCTTCCCCTTCAACTGTAGTAGCTCCTTGGTACTTCCTGACGGGAAGACGGTCCATTTTTATATCCCTTATAAATGATGCTTGAGCTCGGCGTATCCATCGTGTAAGTAcaatgttatattattttatcCTCAAGAGGTCAAGGATGGGTAGTAGTAGGAGGAACCGTTATGTAAGCTCTGATGTAGAAGTCAAAACGATAAAAGGGATTTCATAAAAAGTAGAATTAGTTTGTGACCGCACAGCCGTCACTGGAGAATAACCTCCCACTGGGTCCTTTCACCCTATGATTGTGGCCTTTGTTATGGAGATGGATGCAGGGGTGGAGGAGAGTAAAGAGAGGGGGTGAGGTCAAATGGGAGGGACGTTATTATGCAGCTCAAATGTCATGCGACAGTGAACTGCCTGCTCTTAAGTCACACTGTCAGTTGGTTTCTGCTCgtccaaacaggaagtgcccatTTTGGTGCACATTTCCCCCTCTGTGTAACGACTCAGCTTTTGGCCACAATTaagtgttgttgtggtggcACTGGTGGTTGAGTGTCTGTGCACACGTCTTTCTTTGTCCCTGTTTTACAGTgaactctcctctctgtctgtctgtctgtctgtcctcaaaAACTGGCAAAAACAGCATATCTGCTGCGGGTAGAGTTCACACCAGAGCTCTTGctgctgactgacacacacacacacacacacacacactctctttctcactcactcgttCTTGTCTCCTTTTTCGCTCTTTGTCACCAGTCTCCTACTGTTAGTAAAAATAGCAGCATTGTTATCGTCACAGGCTTGCCTTGCTGTTCAGGGCTGCCTCCTCGTCGAACACAGGAAGCTGCCCTCTCATGTCTTATTTACGTGCTTAGCATGCTTGTTTTACTCTCATTATTATATTGCAGTTTATCGTGTAGCGGGGAATTTTCAAAATATTCATCCTGTTGTATTGTTGTGGGAGAGATTTTTACAGAAAGTCAAGATAGTAAAGATAGTTTAAAGAAGATAATCTCCTCTACGTTACTATTATATTCCCTTATGGATAGTCTATGTGTGTACTCCTTCTGCCAACaccacaatacacacacacattctctctctctgggtccGGCTGCCTACGCACCTCTGAGCAGCAGTCCTGTCAGTCTGCACCTATGATTTTCTCTCACACTGTGTGATTAGCACAAACAAACTCAGCTCATAATAAGTTGGTGACATTTTTTACAAACACTTGAGAAGTGCGTTACGGTTGCTATCACAGTGCACACTAGGGATTACCTAAATTGCAACCATTGCTCGTTTGGTTCTCTGCTCCGGTCAGCTtggtgagggagtgagtgctCAGGGAGCGATAATACATCACCATATGTCAAGGTATCCTCAAACTGCCTATTACTTAGACTCTGTGGTATTTCATACAGTGCATTACTCATAGCCAGGAGGGGTGGGAGTGCAGACAGATTAACAGCTAGGTCACTCTGCCCCACTTCTCAGTCCTGCAGAGGTGGTGGCGGTCGGGTTGCAAGCATTTATCGCGATGCACCCACTCTCTCGGGTTAGTGCGACAAGCTGTGTTATGCAACGCCTCGCTAATAATGTCTGAGTGCTTTTTCATCTTGTCCAACCTGCCATCATCTTGTAGAAATGCTGGTTTCAGCCTCACAGGTATATGAGGCTGCTCCTGCTCTTTCAgcatggtaatagtgtggtaatttTGTAACATTATGGTCATACTATCTTATCTCTAATGCGACTCCCAAGTGTGTTATGATAATTGGTATAGGGTAGTCATAAGGAGATATTGTGCAGTAATACTGTTATTTTTAACGTTTTATCCAGGTAATTGCTTGCCCATGAGAATTACAGTAGGCTACCATCAGTGTAATAGCTTCACATGGAAATGTTTGTCAATACAATTATTGCTGCACTATTATTATAATGCTATTGGACTGTAATGTTGAGTTGCACACCTTTCTTTCTGGTCCCATAGtgaaaaaacaagtttataatAAGTAAATCAATGAGCCTGACTCTCTTTGAGTCATGAGGGACGAGGAAGTTGCTGGTGGtacaccattcactctcacattcacacctacagtcaatttagagtgtccaattgacctaatccccaaatttgcatgtttttggacgggggagaacacggggagaacatgcaaactccattaCAAAGGCCCTTTTTCAAACTGGGTCACAAACCCTGGTCTTCATGCTGcaaagagagatagagagagaggttcaataataatgtaatgtaggATATACactgaaatattgaaaatggCATCAAATGCAATATATAAAAGCATAAAcatattcattttatatcagacacaaagaaaaaaagcaataacAGTGTAATAATTAATAGTAGTGCCATCCACATATCACTGAGCTTTCTTTGCTGCTGACCTGGTTCTGTCGTGTCTCTCCCCAGAGTCAATGCTAAGCTTAAACATGCCTGCTGACCAAAGGCTGGCCTGCTAAAATGAATGGACCTGGGTGCCATGCAACCGTTACCATGACAAACCCACTATATTCATTTTGCTGGCCCTACATCCTTATTTTCTGTCTGCTTGTTGCACATCTTGGATCTGGATTAACCCCCCCAGTTTTAGGAGGATTTAGAAGCAATTACCTGCCAGTTGTGGACATGTTTGTGCTACGGTAGTTGGGGAAAGCAATTAATGGTGGTGTCATTATACTGTTAACAGGTTTtaggataagataagataagatagtcctttatttgtgggaaatttggtttttgtttgtcttactGACAACTTGATTAGGCATCACTCAAGCATTCTGACCTGTAGAAAACTAGATTATTGCCATAGAAACATTACAAGCAGCCACGTCATTGATCACATGAGTATTTAAGATTTTGGAAGAATAGTGTGAGGAACATACGTGACAGAGAATGTGGAGAGACCGAGTGGAAATGCggcttcttttaaaaaaaacagtggcacCACCTCCACACTTCCTATTGGCCAAATCCAAAATTAGACCTGTTTTTTTggagagagcagagggaaagACATGTAGTATTTGACAGGCTGTTGTGGCAAGGAGGTTTGtgtttgggggggaggggggggggggggtaccgACTTGCTGGTTAAACCAATACATCGTAACATCACACTAGTCGGAGGGCCATTGAGATGGAAACACACTATCAGCAGGCTCCAGAGTGGCTCTGTTATTCAGCCATCGCTCTGTCACGGCAACTACATTGTAAAGTGTGAGTTGTCACATATTGGCTGCTTATAATACACTTAACTGTCCCAAGTGGGTGCTCTttatagacacaaacacaatctgctagTTGGTGAGTGGCCACCACAGCTATAGCTGCCCACAGAGCTTTTGTAGGACATCCCAGGCGGCTGgtaacagagggagggagggaggaagggtgTTTCCTGACCATCTGTTAGCTCCTCTGACCTACTATCTGCCACAACTGGAACAGAGTCCTTCTCCAgcctgtcccccccccccccccccccacacacacacacacaccaccctgCCTTTAATCCCAGTGTTTATCTTCCAAAGATAGCCACCTCACTGTATGAGGAGTCCATCTTCTAACTTACATGCTTATTATGTGAAACCAGGGTGAAGTGTTGCATCATCGGTCTGTCGCCCCTGTGTGGGATCATTATCCACCAGGAGGGTGGAAGTCCTcccacaggaagtgaagtcAGAATTAATGTAGCCTGCTTTGCAAGAATGACACTGGTCTTGAACTCGTGCGAGGCCGTAAGGGTGCGACACGCATCCAGTGTTTTCACGTTTGAGTGCGACGTTAAGTGCTGCCTCTCCTCCTCGTGTGATTCTCTGCAGCATCGCAGGTGTGTAAATGAGGCCAGCGCCAGCTACCAGCTGTGGTCTCTTGATCTTTAAACTCAAGGAGTGAGCCAATGGGATTGTTgtgcactgttgttgttgttgttgttgttgttttacgcTCTTACTTAGGATGCAcacattgtgttttgtgtgcctGTAATCCACATTCGGATAATCCCTCTAAATGCAAAGGTAACCTAAATCCCCCATACTACAGTATCTTTGATTTGCAGCGGTTAGGATGACAGGAACTGTAATTTAAAGAATATCAGTcgttcatatttttgtttcgGATTAATTTATCGCTTTCCTCTTTCATTAATTATTTCTCCTTTTAAATGATCGtgacaaatattaatatttcatcttCAGTGTCAAAGCCTACATTCAGATCATAATGACAGGAATTCCTTACATTTGGCAAATATGTGTCATCAAATCGACTGATTATCTAACTCTGGGCTTTCTTGCAACAGCACCACATATTTCTAAGTTTGTAAAAATAGAAATGGAATATTTTGTCCTGGAGTTTGAGAGACTAGAGTTGTCAACAGACaatggtgagagagagatttggCCGAAGttgaaaatatttgaatgaaATTCGTAAAAAAAGCTGAAGCGGAAACTTGTAACAGTGTTCAGTGATGCGAGGAAGTACATCCTTACTGAATGAACATTGGGGAGGATTGGCTGGTTCCCTTTCAAAGGCGCCGTCAAAACTGTCAGCGCTCTTTACTGTGGGGGTTGCCTAGGAGACGAGGCCCATATATGACTGGAGGAATGGTGGGGCACCGAAGCTACGAGATGCTAcagatgaacaaaaataaacagcgaAGAAAGAAGCAGTAaaggaggttaaaaaaaaaaaagagttgcagCAGAGGATTGTGAGGAGGAAAAAGGCACAGATTCcatgaaataaatgcatttgGATTTGTGAAAGGAGAAGGTCCAGCACTGAATTAGTTTGGCTAGCGGACCATGCGACGTGGTGCATACATAATCACCTCGGAAGAAGTGAGGCTTTTAAAGATTCAGCTTCCTCTCTTTccgtgtatgtgtatgtgtgtgtagcccGTGAACAGCAGCTGCCGAGAGTCTCCATTAGCATGCAGGAGGTGGTTATGTAAACTGTCATGCTGTTAGACCGGAGTGAATGTGGGAAACCGGGCCCTGGAAACTGaggcttttcttttcattggGGCAACTTCAGtggttgtgatttttttttacccagcgTGTCAGATACACTATTACCACTGTGAAACAGTGCAGCTCAGAGGCCCTTTAAAGAAACTCTGCGGCTGTCTCGCAAAGACGTGGCTGATGAATTTGAATGGGATCATGTCTGCATTAACAGTGGTGTTAAAGTCATGATCAAATCAGCTCGAGTCCACAGTCCTGAGCATTTGGCATGAGCTGGGACTGCTTTTGTAGCTTTAAAAGGAGTGCATTTCCAAATAAGACAATACACAGCTATACGTCTCTtgttatcatatttttttttatgtatgattGAGTTGTTAGTTCATaactgtgtaaataaatgttccTAAAACTGTAGATAAGTGACAATACGCTTAAATACATCTCCGGCTCCTTTTGTCACCTTTTGATAAGTGATTCATCATTAATCATCCTCCCCATGTTGAACAGGAAGTCATGTGATTTCTGTTCTACTCGCGGTTGCTATATTTAGAATCACTGTAAGAACAAGCAAGTGGTAGAACAAAGCCAGCATGGCTGCGAAGGAGGGAAACGCAAAATGCAAAATTCCAGAAAGTGGAGGAGACGTTTTACTGTGGAGTTGACAATGGGGTCGACCTTTAGGCTGTGGTTCAGCTGTTCACGTTTTAGATTTTCAGGACGTGTTTAACAGTCTCCTGGTTCAAATTACACATCACATTACGGACAGAAAGAAAAGCATCTTTGAGCTTTCGATCAAACTCTCTCAGCTTGTCCGAAAATAAGCATAATCTCACAAATGAACCCTCCTTTTTAAAGATTGGAGCGTCAATGAGTGTCAATCTGACctggtgtctctctgtcttcctgCAGGTGTTTGCCACCTACTCCAATGAGGATTACGACCGGCGCAATGAAGACGTGGATCCCATGGCAGCATCTGCAGAGTACGAGCTGGAAAAGAGGGTGGAGAGGCTGGACCTGTTCCCCGTGGAGCTGGAGAAAGGTACGGGAACAGCAAGACTTTCTTTTTAACCAAATAATATACAATTGGGTTAAACTACATCCTGTGCTATGGTTTCTACCTTTAATCTGTTCCCTATGAGTCACACTGCCGACATCCCTTCAACATCATGGtgcatatatacgtatatgtatggGAGACTATATTTAGAATTGTGTACTGGGCAGGTTATATGACCATGTTTTATCTACATTTCAGTGATTTGCTGCTGAGTATTGTGGCTGCATCGATTTAGTCAGGAGAGGAAACAACAATTACACCTCAGACAGGAAATACAGGTGTTATCACTGATTCCAGCCATCGCTCAAGTCACATATTTTAACTCAAGATGCATAGATTCTTATTCATGCAGTTCACGTAGTCTCAGTTTAgttttttggattatttttagAACATGCTActattttagattttttattttttattttaatagccCTGAATATGTGGTTAATAAGCTGCAGGAACGTGCTCCGTATTCTTGCTAGCTAGACCCCATTCTTATCTGCAACCCTCTTTGGCCATAACAAACCAAA from Solea solea chromosome 21, fSolSol10.1, whole genome shotgun sequence includes the following:
- the LOC131448406 gene encoding neurabin-2-like isoform X2, which produces MMKTESTSKSTGSGSTLRSPSPHRNAYEAGMQALKPVKDNAANGDLQDGPRGRRYGSNVHRIKNMFQQMQTTSPADAEGEEGAKSADKAVRLSLPRAGSLNENVDHSALLKLGSTVSERVSKFDTKPENGNQRASSPSYSKLQETRRIFEQQQLEKQERQEKEEMQEKEERQEMQEMLEMQEEERHEMQEEERQEKEEKLEKLEKHEKLATTRVLLKTDKASGFQEGRLDVSRFNGSTESLDSLDTSEAVSPTVSQLSAVFERAAELRNNLHRLSSTPPLPSRGVSTKVGVLNSKIITKRACAFAAGNQEDNSSNQRDQEGPPRAPRGRVTLPSENINGGQSGPTTEFSSGVGEHTKKTVSDAGVEAKPEIKIEEHPGEKEPTRTSLQSDIHTSMENGEAAAEQHSKMLVQDGETAREPEDDDNRTLREEQSGRDSVDISTYSAVGEDFGGSQVDEEEAEADDHYEPESSCVEITGLPEEESPPTSRKICFSIEPIKVFATYSNEDYDRRNEDVDPMAASAEYELEKRVERLDLFPVELEKDSDGLGISIIGMGAGADMGLEKLGIFVKTVTDGGAAQRDGRILVNDLIVEVDGTSLVGVTQTFAATVLRNTSGTVKFVIGREKPGEQSEVAQLIQQTLEQERWQREMMEQRYNQYMDEQEGAEYGTDEEEDEDEEVSPSYPSAIEVFDLAENEDMSPLETDPEKLAHKYKELQIKHAVTQAEIQQLKRKLHHAEQDKQRWRMDKAQLEHTLQENKERMEKLEGYWMEAQSLCQAVDEHLKETQSQYQALERKYSKAKRLIKEYQQKEIEYLKKETQRCAQVGAEASLLEEESGQLQEQVADLECRVEELKSEPL
- the LOC131448406 gene encoding neurabin-2-like isoform X1, with the protein product MMKTESTSKSTGSGSTLRSPSPHRNAYEAGMQALKPVKDNAANGDLQDGPRGRRYGSNVHRIKNMFQQMQTTSPADAEGEEGAKSADKAVRLSLPRAGSLNENVDHSALLKLGSTVSERVSKFDTKPENGNQRASSPSYSKLQETRRIFEQQQLEKQERQEKEEMQEKEERQEMQEMLEMQEEERHEMQEEERQEKEEKLEKLEKHEKLATTRVLLKTDKASGFQEGRLDVSRFNGSTESLDSLDTSEAVSPTVSQLSAVFERAAELRNNLHRLSSTPPLPSRGVSTKVGVLNSKIITKRACAFAAGNQEDNSSNQRDQEGPPRAPRGRVTLPSENINGGQSGPTTEFSSGVGEHTKKTVSDAGVEAKPEIKIEEHPGEKEPTRTSLQSDIHTSMENGEAAAEQHSKMLVQDGETAREPEDDDNRTLREEQSGRDSVDISTYSAVGEDFGGSQVDEEEAEADDHYEPESSCVEITGLPEEESPPTSRKICFSIEPIKVFATYSNEDYDRRNEDVDPMAASAEYELEKRVERLDLFPVELEKDSDGLGISIIGMGAGADMGLEKLGIFVKTVTDGGAAQRDGRILVNDLIVEVDGTSLVGVTQTFAATVLRNTSGTVKFVIGREKPGEQSEVAQLIQQTLEQERWQREMMEQRYNQYMDEQEGAEYGTDEEEDEDEEVSPSYPSAIEVFDLAENEDMSPLETDPEKLAHKYKELQIKHAVTQAEIQQLKRKLHHAEQDKQRWRMDKAQLEHTLQENKERMEKLEGYWMEAQSLCQAVDEHLKETQSQYQALERKYSKAKRLIKEYQQKEIEYLKKETQRCAQVGAEASLLEEESGQLQEQVQEVADLECRVEELKSEPL